In Fimbriiglobus ruber, a genomic segment contains:
- the nusG gene encoding transcription termination/antitermination protein NusG, which produces MTDESITPHPGDADPAEAHDAVAVEPAGAPEEHHAASGHHAESAESEETTEDGTDAAADDHVVAESESLAPATPAVPSDGDETPAEAVPVNKKKWYIVKVTSGREESIKAAIERRVKIEGLEQFFGQVFIPVERVVTIKKVKETKNGEKVTKEKKVTKQTKKFPGYVMAEVEFNDEILYLFRETSGVGDFVGAAPGKPPAPMADIDIRRMLGEPIGPDVGDPKKKKVVKLDFEKGDKVRIREGAFANMEGEVKEISDPKDTGETPKVTVVVPIFGRPVEVSLEYWQVDKV; this is translated from the coding sequence ATGACCGACGAATCCATCACGCCGCACCCCGGCGATGCCGACCCCGCCGAAGCTCACGACGCAGTTGCCGTCGAACCGGCCGGCGCGCCCGAAGAACATCACGCGGCCTCCGGGCACCACGCCGAGTCGGCCGAGTCGGAAGAGACGACCGAAGACGGCACCGACGCCGCGGCCGACGACCACGTTGTTGCGGAAAGTGAGTCGCTCGCCCCCGCAACGCCGGCCGTCCCCTCGGACGGTGACGAGACGCCCGCCGAGGCGGTCCCGGTGAACAAGAAGAAGTGGTACATCGTCAAGGTGACGAGCGGCCGCGAGGAATCGATCAAGGCCGCGATCGAGCGGCGGGTGAAAATCGAGGGGCTCGAACAATTCTTCGGCCAGGTATTCATCCCGGTCGAGCGCGTCGTCACGATCAAGAAGGTCAAGGAAACGAAGAACGGCGAGAAGGTGACGAAAGAAAAGAAGGTGACCAAGCAAACCAAGAAGTTCCCCGGCTACGTCATGGCCGAGGTCGAGTTCAACGACGAGATCCTGTACCTCTTCCGCGAGACGTCGGGCGTCGGCGATTTCGTCGGCGCCGCCCCGGGCAAGCCGCCCGCGCCGATGGCCGACATTGACATCCGCCGGATGTTGGGCGAACCGATCGGCCCGGACGTGGGCGACCCCAAGAAGAAGAAGGTCGTCAAACTGGACTTCGAAAAGGGCGACAAGGTCCGCATCCGCGAAGGCGCCTTCGCCAACATGGAAGGCGAGGTCAAGGAAATCTCCGACCCGAAGGACACCGGCGAAACGCCCAAGGTCACGGTCGTCGTCCCGATCTTCGGCCGTCCGGTCGAAGTCAGCCTCGAATACTGGCAGGTCGACAAGGTTTAG
- the secE gene encoding preprotein translocase subunit SecE — MATAVQTSSEPRTPSPRVKLLVASALGALFVVGGIAVAAYLVPQVWVKAVTPVVAPIAPFVDVALRLVAQGAAVAAIVWAGTLLAGSNPPRGIRGGIFLIVSAVIATFFIARTIGLQIEEVSAGAAITVAVAGGLLGLTYRGLTSTSGERWMQTIEEQGWLSTFSYKRTQGLRVRRLTMLGLLLIGWSGVYTIIAHESLGGGDWKISIPFTGAPRAAITVLSDINYSVPVLLAVLTFWVSWRAVNIPAFADFLIATEAEMNKVSWSSRKRLLQDTVVVLVTVVILTAFLLLVDLFWGWLLSQKFIHVLPPRTTPTGQIDTPLGPKNW, encoded by the coding sequence ATGGCGACCGCTGTCCAAACCAGCTCCGAGCCTCGTACCCCGAGCCCGCGTGTCAAGCTCCTCGTGGCCAGCGCGCTCGGCGCGCTGTTCGTCGTGGGCGGGATCGCGGTAGCCGCTTACCTCGTCCCGCAAGTGTGGGTGAAGGCGGTGACGCCGGTCGTCGCCCCGATCGCTCCGTTCGTGGACGTCGCACTCCGGCTCGTCGCCCAGGGGGCCGCGGTTGCCGCGATCGTCTGGGCTGGGACATTACTGGCCGGGTCGAACCCGCCCCGCGGCATCCGCGGCGGGATTTTCTTGATCGTCTCTGCGGTCATCGCGACGTTCTTCATTGCCCGAACAATCGGCCTACAGATCGAAGAAGTATCGGCTGGTGCGGCGATCACGGTGGCCGTCGCGGGCGGGTTGCTCGGCTTGACGTATCGTGGCTTGACATCGACGTCCGGCGAGCGTTGGATGCAAACGATCGAAGAACAGGGGTGGTTGAGCACCTTCAGTTACAAGCGGACACAAGGTCTCCGGGTCCGTCGGCTCACCATGTTGGGATTGCTGTTGATCGGGTGGAGTGGCGTCTACACAATCATCGCGCACGAAAGTCTCGGGGGCGGCGATTGGAAAATTTCCATCCCATTCACTGGCGCTCCGCGGGCGGCGATCACAGTTCTCTCGGACATTAACTACTCCGTACCCGTCTTGCTCGCGGTGTTGACGTTCTGGGTTTCCTGGCGGGCCGTGAATATCCCGGCGTTCGCGGACTTCCTGATCGCCACCGAAGCCGAGATGAACAAGGTTTCGTGGTCCTCGCGGAAGCGGTTGCTCCAGGACACGGTGGTCGTACTCGTCACCGTCGTGATCCTGACCGCGTTTCTCCTGTTGGTCGACCTGTTCTGGGGTTGGTTGCTGAGCCAAAAGTTCATCCACGTACTCCCCCCCCGGACAACTCCCACCGGCCAAATTGATACCCCGTTGGGTCCCAAGAATTGGTGA
- the tuf gene encoding elongation factor Tu, whose amino-acid sequence MAKGEFKRTKPHVNVGTIGHIDHGKTTLTAAIVARQAFKNHLKDVKSYSEIAKGGIVRDANKTVTIAVSHVEYETPNRHYAHIDCPGHADYIKNMITGAAQMDGAILVVAANDGPMPQTREHILLARQVGVPRLVVFMNKVDTVDDPELLELVELEIRELLKKYDFPGDEIPIIRGQSKDALENPTTDGPGSKSIDELMVALDTYIPEPKREEDKPLLMSVEDVFSIKGRGTVATGRVERGTAKVGDEVEIIGLRKDNVKTTITGIEMFQKTLDKAIAGDNVGVLLRGIDRDGIERGQVIAKPNSITPHTKFEANIYVLSKDEGGRHTPFFSGYKPQFYFRTTDVTGGIALPAGVEMCMPGDNVKVTVELMEGMPVAMDEGLRFAIREGGRTVGSGVVTKITL is encoded by the coding sequence ATGGCGAAGGGTGAATTCAAGCGGACCAAACCGCACGTCAACGTGGGCACGATCGGCCACATCGACCACGGCAAGACCACGCTCACCGCGGCGATCGTCGCCCGGCAGGCGTTCAAGAACCATCTCAAGGACGTGAAGTCGTACTCGGAAATCGCCAAGGGCGGGATCGTCCGGGACGCGAACAAGACCGTGACCATCGCGGTCTCGCACGTCGAATACGAGACCCCGAACCGGCACTATGCCCACATCGACTGCCCCGGGCACGCCGACTACATCAAGAACATGATCACCGGGGCCGCCCAGATGGACGGGGCGATCCTCGTCGTCGCGGCCAACGACGGCCCGATGCCCCAAACGCGTGAGCACATCCTGCTCGCCCGCCAGGTCGGCGTACCGCGCCTCGTCGTGTTCATGAACAAGGTCGACACCGTCGACGACCCGGAACTGCTCGAGCTCGTCGAACTCGAAATCCGCGAGTTGCTCAAGAAGTACGACTTCCCGGGCGACGAGATCCCGATCATTCGCGGGCAGTCCAAGGACGCCCTCGAAAACCCGACCACCGACGGCCCGGGCTCGAAGTCGATCGACGAGCTGATGGTCGCCCTCGACACGTACATCCCCGAGCCGAAGCGGGAAGAAGACAAGCCGCTCCTGATGTCCGTCGAAGACGTCTTCTCGATCAAGGGCCGGGGCACCGTGGCGACCGGGCGGGTCGAACGGGGCACCGCCAAGGTCGGCGACGAAGTCGAAATCATCGGCCTGCGGAAGGACAACGTCAAGACGACCATCACCGGGATCGAAATGTTCCAGAAGACTCTGGACAAGGCGATCGCCGGGGACAACGTCGGCGTCCTCCTGCGGGGGATCGACCGCGACGGGATCGAACGCGGTCAGGTCATCGCCAAGCCGAACAGCATCACCCCGCACACCAAGTTCGAAGCGAACATCTACGTCCTGTCGAAGGACGAAGGCGGCCGGCACACCCCGTTCTTCAGCGGGTACAAGCCGCAGTTCTACTTCCGGACGACCGACGTGACGGGCGGCATCGCCCTCCCGGCCGGCGTCGAAATGTGCATGCCGGGCGACAACGTCAAGGTGACGGTCGAGCTGATGGAAGGCATGCCCGTCGCGATGGACGAAGGGCTCCGCTTCGCGATTCGTGAAGGCGGCCGGACCGTGGGGTCGGGCGTGGTGACGAAAATCACGCTCTAA